Proteins encoded together in one Kutzneria kofuensis window:
- a CDS encoding HAD family hydrolase: MDPSTGARVAAFFDLDKTVIAKSSLLAFSRPFFQEGLINRRAVLKSAYAQFVFMQSGADADQIERMRQHITALCAGWDVGQVRAIVEETLHDIVDPLVYKEATQLIADHRAAGHDVVVVSASGHEIVAPIADMLGATQCLATRMVVADGRYTGEVDFYCYAENKAVAIKQLAAANGYDLAQCHAYSDSATDEPMLAVVGHPTAVNPDRALRKVAAQQAWPVLTFSDPVSLRGRIPTPSGTAVAVTAVGLGAVAAAGVAWYGIRRRRRA, from the coding sequence GTGGATCCCAGCACCGGCGCTCGTGTGGCGGCCTTTTTCGACCTGGACAAGACCGTCATCGCGAAGTCGAGCCTGCTGGCCTTCAGCCGGCCCTTCTTCCAGGAGGGCCTGATCAACCGGCGAGCGGTGCTCAAGAGCGCATACGCCCAGTTCGTGTTCATGCAGTCGGGCGCGGACGCCGACCAGATCGAGCGGATGCGCCAGCACATCACGGCGCTGTGCGCGGGCTGGGACGTCGGCCAGGTGCGGGCCATCGTCGAGGAGACGCTGCACGACATCGTGGACCCGCTGGTCTACAAGGAAGCCACCCAGCTGATCGCGGACCACCGTGCCGCAGGTCACGACGTGGTCGTCGTCTCAGCGTCCGGGCACGAGATCGTGGCGCCGATCGCGGACATGCTCGGCGCGACGCAGTGCCTGGCCACCCGCATGGTGGTCGCCGACGGCCGCTACACCGGCGAGGTCGACTTCTACTGCTACGCGGAGAACAAGGCCGTCGCGATCAAGCAGCTGGCCGCCGCCAACGGCTACGACCTGGCGCAGTGCCACGCGTACTCGGACTCCGCGACCGACGAGCCGATGCTGGCCGTGGTCGGCCACCCCACCGCCGTCAACCCGGACCGGGCGCTGCGCAAGGTGGCCGCGCAGCAGGCCTGGCCGGTGCTGACCTTCTCCGACCCGGTGTCGCTGCGGGGGCGCATCCCGACCCCGTCGGGCACCGCCGTCGCGGTCACCGCGGTGGGACTCGGCGCGGTCGCCGCG